The following are encoded in a window of Streptomyces sp. 11x1 genomic DNA:
- a CDS encoding MBL fold metallo-hydrolase, translated as MKKMILGNVEVSRVVEYHGAFGTTDVLFPSVPGELWRRHESWLAPNFLNAETGEWQSSVQTWVLRSAGRTVLVDTGLGSDKSSDVEVSDKHDGDFLDRLAAVGVRPEDVDLVVNTHLHDDHVGWNTRLVDGEWVPTFPNARYLISRADFDFWHPANGPAPRFADTGAKFNDSVLPVHQAGQAVLWEGDSHRIDEDLVLELAPGHTPGSAVLRLESGTDRALFVGDVIHTPLQMIEPDHDICLSEDQAEAARSRRRVLEQAAATNSLVVPAHLGGAGAAEVVKSNGAFSIRRWAPLSDA; from the coding sequence GTGAAGAAAATGATTCTCGGTAATGTCGAGGTCTCGCGGGTGGTCGAGTACCACGGTGCCTTCGGCACCACCGATGTCCTGTTCCCGTCCGTTCCCGGCGAACTGTGGCGCCGGCACGAATCCTGGCTGGCGCCCAACTTCCTGAACGCCGAGACGGGTGAGTGGCAGTCCAGCGTTCAGACCTGGGTGCTGCGTAGCGCTGGCCGCACCGTTCTGGTCGATACCGGTCTGGGCAGTGACAAGTCATCGGACGTCGAAGTGTCCGACAAGCACGACGGCGATTTCCTCGACCGGCTGGCGGCGGTGGGGGTGCGGCCGGAGGACGTGGACCTCGTCGTCAACACCCACCTTCACGACGACCACGTGGGGTGGAACACCCGGCTGGTCGACGGCGAGTGGGTTCCGACGTTCCCCAACGCTCGATATCTGATCAGCCGTGCCGACTTCGACTTCTGGCACCCCGCCAACGGCCCCGCCCCGAGGTTCGCCGACACCGGGGCCAAGTTCAACGACAGCGTCCTGCCCGTCCATCAGGCCGGTCAGGCGGTGCTGTGGGAAGGCGACAGTCACCGCATCGACGAGGACCTGGTGCTGGAACTGGCACCCGGTCACACGCCCGGCTCGGCTGTGCTGCGGCTTGAATCCGGCACGGACCGGGCACTGTTCGTCGGCGACGTCATCCACACCCCGCTTCAGATGATCGAACCCGATCACGACATCTGCCTGAGCGAGGACCAGGCCGAGGCCGCCCGGTCCCGGCGTCGCGTCCTGGAGCAGGCAGCCGCGACGAACAGCCTGGTGGTGCCGGCACATCTGGGCGGAGCGGGCGCCGCCGAAGTCGTGAAGTCGAACGGGGCTTTCTCGATCAGGAGATGGGCGCCGCTCTCGGACGCCTGA
- a CDS encoding AraC family transcriptional regulator: MDVLSDAISAMRVGRPSMSLTAADPSWEMKVQTFEGARFYVVTTGCLRVAGPDEPAITLGPGDAVLFPHGTAHTLANATDGMAQFLSGDYRLDQARPHPLFQNLPDLVSLPARADRYPSLQASIDLLRSELGEQMYGRDLVLPALLDVLLVHLIRACLIERVGLQATGWCVALHDEVIARSLRAVHERPADPWTVESLGAHAGLSRAAFARRFTAMVGQPPLTYLTWWRLTTAARLLQTTDAPLSAVAQRSGYGSAYAFANAFKREYGISAGRYRQQHRTDHQ; encoded by the coding sequence GTGGATGTGCTCAGCGACGCGATCAGCGCCATGCGGGTGGGGCGCCCCTCCATGTCGCTGACGGCGGCGGACCCGTCGTGGGAGATGAAGGTCCAGACCTTCGAGGGTGCCCGGTTCTACGTGGTCACCACAGGATGCCTCCGGGTAGCAGGGCCGGACGAACCGGCCATCACCTTGGGACCGGGCGACGCCGTTCTGTTCCCGCACGGGACTGCGCACACGCTCGCGAACGCCACCGATGGCATGGCCCAGTTCCTGTCCGGTGATTACCGGCTTGATCAAGCCCGCCCTCACCCGCTGTTCCAGAACCTCCCCGATCTGGTGAGTCTTCCCGCGCGAGCGGACCGCTACCCGAGTCTCCAGGCGTCGATTGACTTGTTGCGCAGCGAACTCGGCGAACAGATGTATGGCAGGGACTTGGTGCTGCCGGCCCTGCTCGACGTGCTCCTCGTGCACCTGATCCGCGCCTGCCTCATCGAACGCGTGGGGCTGCAGGCCACCGGCTGGTGCGTCGCCCTCCACGACGAGGTGATCGCACGATCACTACGCGCCGTGCACGAACGCCCCGCCGATCCATGGACCGTGGAGTCGCTGGGCGCGCACGCGGGCCTGTCCCGTGCCGCCTTCGCCCGCAGGTTCACCGCCATGGTCGGGCAGCCACCGCTCACCTATCTGACGTGGTGGCGGCTCACCACGGCGGCACGCCTGCTCCAGACGACCGACGCCCCGCTGTCCGCCGTCGCGCAGCGCAGCGGATACGGCTCCGCGTACGCGTTCGCCAACGCCTTCAAACGCGAGTACGGGATCTCCGCCGGCCGGTACCGGCAGCAACACCGCACCGATCACCAGTAA
- a CDS encoding ATP-binding protein, producing the protein MYHDNRSWVFGGDTPGVGKTMLSVALGRAAVDAGHRVYFTTAAELAAKCHKAALEGRWKTCMRFFAGPKLLIIDELGYLPLPEDGASALFQVINQRYLKSSTILTTNVGIADWAGAFGDATVAAAMLDRLLHRAAVAGIDGPSYRLRNHQTQADTIRQGVNARVS; encoded by the coding sequence ATGTACCACGACAACAGGTCCTGGGTCTTTGGAGGAGATACGCCCGGGGTCGGCAAGACCATGCTGTCCGTCGCGCTGGGCCGGGCCGCGGTCGACGCCGGGCACCGCGTCTACTTCACCACCGCCGCCGAACTCGCGGCCAAGTGTCACAAGGCTGCCCTCGAAGGCCGCTGGAAGACCTGCATGCGCTTCTTCGCAGGTCCGAAGCTTTTGATCATCGATGAGCTCGGCTATCTCCCGCTGCCCGAGGACGGGGCCTCGGCCCTCTTCCAGGTGATCAACCAGAGGTATCTGAAGTCGAGCACGATCCTGACCACCAATGTCGGCATCGCCGACTGGGCCGGCGCCTTCGGCGACGCCACCGTCGCCGCGGCGATGCTCGACCGGCTCCTGCACAGGGCCGCGGTCGCCGGCATCGACGGACCCTCCTACCGGCTCCGCAACCACCAGACCCAGGCCGACACCATCCGTCAGGGAGTGAACGCCCGTGTCTCCTGA